AAAGACAACGAATCGCAGAACTTGTTAAAGTGAAATGCGACATTCTgaacatatatttttctaagAAACCCCATTAAGTGAACCAATAGAAAATCCTTCAAAGGAGCGTCTCTTCAGACAAACTTTTAACAATAATTGACAGTCGTTGAGAAGTGGCTACCGTGAAAATTGGTTTACTCTTGCACTTTGTATTTGAGCTGgtgcaacaaatttaaatattaaaattaatttgcccGTACTCCCGTAGCACTTGGCGGTGCGAAgaacaaaatgaaatttcagCAGGTGAGGAATGGGTTGGGATTTTTCCACAGACTCAGATGCCTTCAGGTGAGTGGGCATTGGCGCCCACTGCCTTAATTGAAATTCCTGGCCAATTCCTGGCCGTTGGCATTCCCTCTTGGCCCACTGTGGCCATAAATTGTTCAAGCGTTTGGCCGCCCTTTCAGTACACGGTTGTGTTTCTGGTAAATGACCACTACAGGATCGCAGAAGTAACCCTGTAGCACCAGCAGCCACTTGGCCTGCTAATGATTTAGTTGCTATTTTTGTGCCCTGCAATTTGCATCCGAAAGTGGGTAACAAAAGCATTGCCCCCGTCGACTTTGCCGCACCTCGGCATAATGCAAAGCAGCTTaggaaagtaaaaaaaaaactgggtGGTAAATAGGAGCCTCGTCAAATGTCACCGCTCCTGCATTTCCGGCAAACAgagaaatttcatttgccCCGGAACTCGGAACGTGCCAAAGTATGCAACTCTATTTTCACATTGCCTTTTTAAGCGAAAAAAATGGGGCCAGTTGCGTTTTCCAAGCGGCTTATAAAATGTTTCGCTACGTGTGAACTGCTCTTAAAATAGCAGccacaaaacaacaaagaaaacaattaataaatacttttCTAAGAGCATCTTAAAAGCATTTCCTAACTGACACTTAAGTTTTTTGTGTATAGAGTGCGATATTAAAAggtattttatacatttttgaatttaatatttatagtaGACCGCCTTACTTATGAAAACGACTTATTAAggcatttattatattaaatttaactaTTCGATGTAATTGAAAAAGTGAAGTTTTTTATGCCAGCAATCAATTCCCCATCATATTAAAGTTTAAGTCCCAACCCTTTCCGTGTATAACTACAACTTAAAACTTTCATCAGCTTTTCGAATTAGCATTTATGGttcctttttcttttaacACTTTCTCTGAGAGACCCCTGCCCTTTTGTCCTGAGTATCCAACATCCGAGTAAGTTCAACTAagcaactttcaacttttgGACTAAAATTCTTTATTCTTTCGCTTTCCACAACCTCACAACTGGCTCAAGAAATTAATCGCCTTGAGGGCCGCAAACTGCCTTCCGTTTTCCCATTTGAGTAGCTCGTCATTTTTTTCTggacaaaagaaaaaagaaaagtcgAGATTTGAGCTTGCACACTTGAGCTCTTGtggctttaattaaaatgcacatcATGGGGAAATTTTCTTGAACCGGTTCTTTTCATTATACATTTTTCGACAGGTTTTTCTTTCTCATATTTTTTCAcgttattttcaattttttacgTTTATGAGTCGGGCTATTTTCCAGCACTTTGGCGGACTGGCGagcaaatggaaaaagtttttcaatttgtttgacGATAAATGAACtttatttctatatatgtTCAAGTGCTTTAGTGTGGGCGAGAGCATATAGAGTGTTTGCGCCGGTTTGGCCTTTTTGAAATATGACATAAAAAGGATTTTCGCCTAGcataataaaattgtaattaaagttaaatgccgaatataaaaagaatttgcaaaaagcttttaatatgcaaataaacataaaaagttttccctttggccgttttgtgtttgttgcaACCTCTTTTATTGACTAACTCTCGCAGTGACAAAGTTTATAGCATTCGGGTGAAATTTATAGCATGCGATAAATTTTAACAAGCTGAGGGCAACGACAACAAGAAGATGTTGTTCCCCACTCAAATGACTAATTGTTCCAGACCCATAAGAATATCCTACACAGACTATAAAAGTGAATAACACCAAGGGCTTTATTCGAAagttattatttgatttaattgtttaaataataaaagtctGCTTCTTCTATACTGCCTGTATTAACCGTCTTAAAAAAGGGGGAATTACTTAAAAggtataattaaaaataattatgttATTTCGACAATTCATTcttcattaaataaatatttgttgaaaGTATCCTTTTTTCTATAATGGACTTGAATTCGGTAAAAGtggaaacaaaataaatactggtgcatatttttctcagtgctttCACGGGCATATCAGGAAATTTCTGCAAACGGTTAACAAACATTTGTGCACGTGCAGCATGCCAAGGCAAAGACAAAGGGGTCGAAGGATAGGGGCGGTGGGCGAAGAAAGTAGAAAGTAGGGAAATGTACAGATAGGCGGATAGACAGAAGGGCACAAGACGGGACAACACTTACAACTGATGAACGAGGGACCGGCGGGGGCGGCTGCGGCGGCTGTGGCAACGGCTGCTGAGGCAGCTGAGCCTGTTAGCGATGCCGATGACGTCATCGCCGCCGACGCTGGGCCAAGgccgtgggcgtggccatggGCGTGGCCGTGACTGTGGGCGGGCGTGGGCGTGGGTTGGAGCATAGGCACTTGGTAGGTCAACGCCGACATCGGCGTCGGGTCCGCCTCAttcatcgccatcgccatcgtgGTCGTCGTCCTTTGCGCAGGATGCAGGCCAATGACATTGACGCCGTTCACGTTCACGGTGCCTGGATTTCCGACCAGCGGACGGATGCATTACCATTCGGATACACATATACAACACACGCATTCGATTACATGTTGttacaccaacacacacaaaatgtaaCAGTTACAAATACATTTGACAAACATTAAGgaacaaaaataagaaataaattcattttagAACCATATGCAGCAACATTAATTTCGAATAAAGGGCTTTAGGGCagccaaaaatataattaaaccgCTTATATAATTTGGAAAAGCCCCCAAAAGGAAAAGGTTCTTATTTATGAAAAAACATTTCGAATGGGTATATACGTAAAGCACAATTTATTAAACAAGATTAAagtatttatacaaatttttaattcaaacaAAGGTTCaagcttaaatacatttataattcGTTACGATCTGTGACACGGtataaaattagaaaatgattaaaatactgaaattattattttctgtaaTGAAATCTTTCAGAAGGAAGCTAAgcgtatttatgtatttacaaTGTATGTATTTGTCCATCTTtagtaaaatgtttaattattatttgctttCCCCGGAGGCTTGCGCCTACAAAGATCATAAATAATCAGGATAATCTCAAGTCAACATTAATGAACTTAGTAGCACGTCAATGATAACCAAGAAGGAGCCAATATCCACCAGCTGGAATTGTGGGCATTAAGGAAACCCAAAGCGATTATAAATCATCGTACGACATTAAATTTATAACCCTTGGTGAGTCCGAAATTGCTGTGCAATTGCAGCTGCTGGGAGCTGAGGATAATGGGAAATCATGTCCCCGCTCGAGTGCATATATCCACTTAAGTCTCTCGGCCCCCGGGGTTTGCAGCCTCAGCAGCATCCAAGCCACTCGCATGTGGCGAAAGTCCTGCCTTCAATGCTTTTGAATAATCagtaaaatggaaatttaccACATGAAGTCCCCAGTGGGCGTGGGTGGTGGGGAGATTCTGGAGGTCGGCAGCACCCCGGGGAATACTAAATGCTAAATAACAGCTGACTCGCCCAGTGAAGggtgcataaataataaaataattaaacaagaaattgaatgaaattaattCAGGCCCCAACAGCGAGGCAAAACCAGAAGccagtatctgtgtgtgtgcgtgagtatCTGTGTTATGTAtgctgcatgtgtgtgtgtgcgtattaGTCTGTAGCACTGGGACTGCTCTAAATATCTGCAGGCCGAAAAaagcaataaaacaaaaagtaatATTCAATACAATTTGAAAGTGACAGAAAGAGGCAGAAAAGTGATGAAAAGTCGAAAACTCCGACTGTAATAATACCCTATACtcgcacaaaaaatattttgtaaaatattacgtatacgtattaTTAAGAATACACTcattacaaatatataaccAAAATTATGCTTTGCAaatgctttgtttgttttgaattaaaatttgtttgtcgTAGTTACCGTGAGAACAAAAGTAATATTTACACTTGCCCAAAACCAAATTTGATTGTCATGCACTTAATTAACATTTCTGCCAATTTTCGTTTTTGCGAGTAGCGGGTATAGATTAAGCAGGTGGTAGAACTCACCGATTTTGGCACCGCCGAATGCGTCCTTAAACATTGGCGCCCCTGCAGCAGAATGACCCACCGCATGACCACCGAGTCCCGGCCCTCCTGCTCCCACTGGAACCACACCACCGGCCACCAATCCCGGCCCAGTGGGTGGCGTCTGTTTGATGGCGTTCGTCCTTCCGCGATGCGGAGCAGTTGGCTCCCTCTTGCGGCGCGGCTGCTCCACCGGCAGGACACGTCGTCGCTTCTTGGGCAGCTTGGAGCGAGCCTGGGAAAAGGGACGTTAAGCCATGTTAGCCAAAAGAGGTAAATAGCTGGCCAGAAGCTGGCAAACCTGAGTGTGAGAGTAGAACATGGAGAAATTGCTGACAATGACGGGCACGGGCAGGGCGATGGTCAGCACACCGGCTAGAGCACAGAGGGCACCCACGAACATGCCCGGATAGGTCTTGGGCGCCACATCGCCATATCCCACGGTGGTCATGGTCACAATGGCCCACCACAGACCCAAAGGTATGCTCTTGAACTGGTTGTCCGGATTGTCCTAAGGAAAAACATGTAATACTTCTTATTATTATGCACATGTATAAATTTAAGTAAAGCCAAGAATTTTCCGATttggtattttaaaatttgcttTATGGATTTAACAACTTACTACTCCTGAGCTCTTTACGTAGCaattagaatttaattaaacctcACCTGCAACTTCTCCGCATAGTAAGCCAAACTGGCGAAGAAAACTATGCCCAGGACGAGGAAGAACACCAACAGAGTAAGCTCCTTGGCCGAAGCCTTGAATGTGTGGATGAGGATTCTCAGGCCCGGTGAATGGCGAGTCAGCTTGAACAGTCGCATAATCCTGACGATGGAAAAGGCCTCCAGAAGACCCGTATATTCACCCATGCGCTGCATTACGTCCGTGTAAAAGCTCAAAGTGGCCgtaaaatcaataatattgACCGGCGACTTTATGAACTGCCACAAATTAGGGGAGACCTAAGGCAAATATGATCCTCTTTAAGTATCTTCCACAAGAAAATCATGTGTTACACTTTtctaagaaaataaaaatattcttcTAGCGATTACTCACAATCAGCCTGATGATGACCTCGATGAAGAACCAGACGTTGCAGACCAGTTCCACGTAGAAGAAGGCCTCGTGTGGCTGCCCATAGGTCTCAATCCATCCGTGTTTTCTCCTCCCATTATGGCCCAATATCTTCTCTTCGATAAACTCGTTGAGGATACTTCCGTTGATATTCCGTTTCAGTCGCTGCCGCTGGCCGCCCTTAATGGTGGCAATGGGCGTGGCTTGGCCAGAAGCGGTAAAGTTACCGCTGCTGTAGCTCGTGTAGTTTGTGACACGAAAGGTGGGTCCGATGCTGCCGCTGGGCGGCGTTATGCTGTGCTGATGATACTGATGGGTCTGCGGTGGTTCTCCCATGGGATCGTGTCCGTGGGGTGGACCACCCGCTCCTGGCCCGTGGGCATCGTGGGCTCCGGAGGGCAGATCGACACGAAAGCCGGGATGGGTCTTCAGGCAGAATGATATCACAGAAACAAATATAAAGAAAACCGACATGCCAGCAACGATCTGTAAAGAGATATCGTTAGTAATCAGAAAGCATATTTGGTTATTAGGAATCATTTAAGACCCACCTTGGCACCCGTGGAGCTGGATGGCTCATCGAACATGGCCCAGATCTTGGGTTTTATACGCTGCCAGCAGTTAAGCTCGCCGTTGCTCAGTGCCTCCTCAAAACCAAATAGACGAGCTATCTGCTCCTCCGTgggcttttcattttcaatatCTAGCTTATCTAATATGGCTAAGGTGTTCTAGGGAAGATTTTCCAATTGAGTATTTTAAGTCTAAGTCACTGGATTAAATTGTGTCATAACTTACTTGCGTATCGCGATGTATGCTATATGTTGACCAACAGCAAGGTTCTACCTGATTTGAGTCGAGTCCCCAGAATTCCAGCTCCTCCTCGAAAAGCGGACCACACACGTCAGTTGGATAGTGCAGTTTTCCAGTTCTAAATCAATGAcagaaaatgaaataaccCATTTAAAACAGAATCCtttggtatatatatatgttttccCATTTATCTTCAAGATTTTTTTGTCAAGAAGCTGGATCATAAATTGAATAAACTGAACAAGTGGTCCGCAAACTCCGAAAGTCTTCGTTCTCAAATTATTCAAACTGAAGATGCCTCGTTTGCGTAGAATCTCATTAAGACACAGCAATTATGGCATAACTAACCTTTGACTAAATGCTTTCTCCATCAAGGATTCCCATTTTGGACTCTCTCGACCGGTCAAAACAAATTCATGGACTTTGCCAAGCATGCAGAGGGATTAGACATCAGACCGAATAAtattatggccaaaaaggcaCGTCTGGAAATGTGGCTGCAAATTGCGCAACTGAAAGTCTGTGATGGTAGAGGGATATCACTTTTATATGCATGGTTGGCAAATGTGTGGATATGCATTGCATGCACCTGGTAAAAAGAATAAACCGACATGGCCATTCCACACCCACCTCTTGACCCCCTTCTCCGACACTTGGCATATTCATAATGCTGCCTTGGCCATTGTTCCATTCTCTTGGCCAACAACAATTTGTGATGCTTTCACTGTGTgtgaagtgtgtgtgtgtgtgtgtaagtgtgtgctCAAATTGCAGTAAATGGCTGCGAGGGAGTTCCAAAAAAATATGGGGAGGGATCGTCCTTGTCCGCAGTTGTTGGCCAACTTGTAATGCCATATCAGCTGCCGGACAGTCGCCGAGTGCGGGGACGAGTCCTTGactggttttatttttggatgATATCTTCACTTACCACCCATTCCACccacccatacacacacaaatgcaGAAACGTACGGCCATCCTGGCAATCCTTTTTCCGTGATGGTTCCCAACATATTTGGTCCAACTTTTTCATCTCGCGTGCTGACCGAGCTTTTATGCagcttaaaataattttccacCATGAATTcctcaaaaaaatattataaaatataggAAAGTAGGAGACTCTTTCGCTACGCAACGCTCATCTTTCTAAACATGCCAATCACAGTTCTTTTATTTATCGATCCTGATCTTCCAGTACTGACAGGTCACAAATGACTAACAAGCAATGTCCTTCTGAATTTTAAAAGCTCTGTATATAATATcgttgatcaggatcaatagccaaaTCGATGTGGGCAAATTGATTTCTAAGCATTTTAGGAAACAAAGGGCATTTCGTATTCGCATCCATACCCATCTTATGGCTCACACTCTACATTTAATCTTTTAAATCGCGCTGCAGTCATTGTCATGGCTTTTCGGTAGATCTCCCCACGTACGACCACGTGGATTGGTAATTGGTTTTCCCCAATAAAGCCCGCAATTCGGTCAACTTTTTATGCCGCTTTTCCACCATTTATATAGTTTTCGCGTCCTCAAATTACGTTTCGATGAAATCACTTCCATTCTCTCTTAATCCTCCACCTGTGCATTTCTTCGCCATTTTCCTTCATCAAGTGTGCATAACaaatatcacgcatacgcagcgtgcaACCGGTGCAATCAATATTTATAGCTGACCTCAACAAGCTCGTGAGCCGATCAGGTGAAAAAAAGAGCTTCCACGCTTAAAtgtgcataaataattatgtcGATTGAATAAGCTGTATGAAGAATTGATGGGGAAGTTACGATAAAGGCTTGTATTTTAAAAGATTTCGGTTGTTCTTTTAGTTCAGCATTTACAGACTTTACCAATAATTGCTAAGAATTTCCATGAATTTCACagcaaaattaaaagaaatgtaTGTAAACAAATACTAATCACTAAAATCtgtaaatcatttaaaaagaattattttttctttgaatttcgCAACCAATGgattaaatttcaaacttTATACAAGCTATAGATAACATTTTTAGACCACATTTTGCTTTGTTATTTTACTGCTTCGTCTACAGCTTATCTATATAAAATCTTTGCACACAAAGTGTCTGGAGCATTTGGTGCGTGCATAATTtgattatacatatattccaCAAGGGCGATGGGTTTTCCGATGGACCCCCAGCTTTAACCACACCCCCTGGAGGGACTCAGTTTCATTTCCAATCAACGCGGGATGTTGCAATGTTTTTCCTTCTGTTGCCCTTCTTTGACACCATTTTCCTGGCCGTCGGTGCCTGGTTAATTGAGTTGGAAAACTGTTTGGCCAAAGCCCCTAGAGCCATGGGTGCTCGGGAAAATGGGGTAACGAACGTTCCTGCCCAATCAATGGAGATGAAAGACCGTGGGTTGCTGACAGCGTTGTTTTATGCGAAAACAACTCATTCTGCAGATGCAGCTCCAGGTGCGGACGGAGACGGGAATGGGTGATGAGCAAAACAAactttcattaattttaaacaacTTAAGTCATCGCAACGGGCCAACGGACAACACCTCAACTCAGCTCAGCTCACGGCAAAGATAAATGAGCCCGCTAATGACCCCGAAAAACGCTGGATAAACTTTGCAGCTGAAAAACTTTAGATTAATGGACGGTGCAAGTTCGTTCAGCTCCGGTGgcaacaattaaaatattagttTGTTTATTCATCAAGCAATCTATAACGATAACTGACTGTTGCTATACTTTCCCATTAATCAGGGCAATTATTGCCGAGAAGAgcaaaaattg
The sequence above is a segment of the Drosophila melanogaster chromosome 2L genome. Coding sequences within it:
- the Shawl gene encoding Shaw-like, isoform C, whose amino-acid sequence is MDGENRIILNVSGIRYETYKATLKKIPATRLSRLTEALANYDPVLNEYFFDRHPGVFTQILNYYRTGKLHYPTDVCGPLFEEELEFWGLDSNQVEPCCWSTYSIHRDTQNTLAILDKLDIENEKPTEEQIARLFGFEEALSNGELNCWQRIKPKIWAMFDEPSSSTGAKIVAGMSVFFIFVSVISFCLKTHPGFRVDLPSGAHDAHGPGAGGPPHGHDPMGEPPQTHQYHQHSITPPSGSIGPTFRVTNYTSYSSGNFTASGQATPIATIKGGQRQRLKRNINGSILNEFIEEKILGHNGRRKHGWIETYGQPHEAFFYVELVCNVWFFIEVIIRLIVSPNLWQFIKSPVNIIDFTATLSFYTDVMQRMGEYTGLLEAFSIVRIMRLFKLTRHSPGLRILIHTFKASAKELTLLVFFLVLGIVFFASLAYYAEKLQDNPDNQFKSIPLGLWWAIVTMTTVGYGDVAPKTYPGMFVGALCALAGVLTIALPVPVIVSNFSMFYSHTQARSKLPKKRRRVLPVEQPRRKREPTAPHRGRTNAIKQTPPTGPGLVAGGVVPVGAGGPGLGGHAVGHSAAGAPMFKDAFGGAKIGTVNVNGVNVIGLHPAQRTTTTMAMAMNEADPTPMSALTYQVPMLQPTPTPAHSHGHAHGHAHGLGPASAAMTSSASLTGSAASAAVATAAAAAPAGPSFISSDYLSVPAVQSLQPRAATTGHDFMLPLQPKLLGPLERKDQHPLQLTAHNLASDTHQLMYSGHAHSQHKVGGGAAVLNVPPTLSMSHTQMPPGIASMGQRTPNLSFRPAHGASSQVATVQQPIPHSHACHASTNCNIKISVASAGLSVGCPDEFRTPKVTLLDDLSDDVNSSTDDCGDCCLVDDSDTYEGTTINNGPSGQENGTEAIGLDDGLLDNDGEDEEDGEGSGVGGDSGDSLGGIYIGPRH
- the Shawl gene encoding Shaw-like, isoform D, giving the protein MDGENRIILNVSGIRYETYKATLKKIPATRLSRLTEALANYDPVLNEYFFDRHPGVFTQILNYYRTGKLHYPTDVCGPLFEEELEFWGLDSNQVEPCCWSTYSIHRDTQNTLAILDKLDIENEKPTEEQIARLFGFEEALSNGELNCWQRIKPKIWAMFDEPSSSTGAKIVAGMSVFFIFVSVISFCLKTHPGFRVDLPSGAHDAHGPGAGGPPHGHDPMGEPPQTHQYHQHSITPPSGSIGPTFRVTNYTSYSSGNFTASGQATPIATIKGGQRQRLKRNINGSILNEFIEEKILGHNGRRKHGWIETYGQPHEAFFYVELVCNVWFFIEVIIRLIVSPNLWQFIKSPVNIIDFTATLSFYTDVMQRMGEYTGLLEAFSIVRIMRLFKLTRHSPGLRILIHTFKASAKELTLLVFFLVLGIVFFASLAYYAEKLQDNPDNQFKSIPLGLWWAIVTMTTVGYGDVAPKTYPGMFVGALCALAGVLTIALPVPVIVSNFSMFYSHTQARSKLPKKRRRVLPVEQPRRKREPTAPHRGRTNAIKQTPPTGPGLVAGGVVPVGAGGPGLGGHAVGHSAAGAPMFKDAFGGAKIADYLSVPAVQSLQPRAATTGHDFMLPLQPKLLGPLERKDQHPLQLTAHNLASDTHQLMYSGHAHSQHKVGGGAAVLNVPPTLSMSHTQMPPGIASMGQRTPNLSFRPAHGASSQVATVQQPIPHSHACHASTNCNIKISVASAGLSVGCPDEFRTPKVTLLDDLSDDVNSSTDDCGDCCLVDDSDTYEGTTINNGPSGQENGTEAIGLDDGLLDNDGEDEEDGEGSGVGGDSGDSLGGIYIGPRH